From the genome of Halomonas sp. 1513, one region includes:
- a CDS encoding octaprenyl diphosphate synthase — MQPTASPLHAAVAEDFAAVDRTILAQLSSRVPLVESIAGYIVESGGKRLRPLLVLLAARALGYAGDKHITLATLIEFMHTSTLLHDDVVDESHMRRGKATANDAWGNAPSVLVGDFLYSRSFQMMVEVGSMRIMEVLSAATCTIAEGEVLQLTNVGNPDIDEAAYFDTIQGKTAMLFEAASHSGAIIAAADAEQEAALQHYGRYLGLAFQLVDDLLDYQGDATAMGKNVGDDLAEGKPTLPLIYAMREGTPAQAKLIRQAIRQGGLERLDEVLAIVDQTGALTYTRQRAEEMAAKALEQLEHLPPSRYRDSMAELARRAVERDT, encoded by the coding sequence ATGCAGCCGACAGCATCGCCCCTTCACGCGGCGGTGGCCGAGGATTTCGCCGCCGTCGACCGCACCATCCTGGCCCAGCTCTCCTCACGAGTGCCGCTGGTCGAGTCCATCGCCGGCTATATCGTCGAGAGCGGTGGCAAGCGGCTGCGCCCGCTGCTGGTGCTGCTCGCCGCCCGCGCCCTGGGCTACGCCGGTGACAAGCACATCACCCTGGCCACGCTGATCGAGTTCATGCACACCTCGACGCTGCTGCACGACGACGTGGTCGACGAGTCGCACATGCGTCGCGGCAAGGCCACCGCCAACGACGCCTGGGGCAATGCCCCCTCGGTGCTGGTCGGCGACTTCCTCTATTCGCGCTCGTTCCAGATGATGGTCGAGGTCGGCTCGATGCGGATCATGGAGGTACTCTCGGCAGCGACCTGCACCATCGCCGAGGGCGAGGTGCTGCAGCTGACCAACGTCGGCAACCCCGATATCGACGAGGCCGCCTACTTCGACACCATCCAGGGCAAGACCGCGATGCTGTTCGAGGCCGCCAGCCACAGCGGGGCGATCATCGCCGCGGCCGATGCCGAGCAGGAAGCCGCCCTGCAGCACTACGGCCGCTACCTGGGACTCGCCTTCCAACTGGTCGACGACCTGCTCGACTACCAGGGCGACGCCACGGCAATGGGCAAGAATGTCGGCGACGATCTCGCCGAGGGCAAGCCGACCCTGCCGCTGATCTACGCCATGCGCGAGGGCACCCCGGCGCAGGCCAAGCTGATTCGCCAGGCGATCCGCCAGGGCGGCCTCGAGCGCCTCGACGAGGTGCTGGCGATCGTCGATCAGACCGGCGCGCTGACCTACACGCGCCAGCGCGCCGAGGAGATGGCCGCCAAGGCCCTCGAGCAGCTCGAACACCTGCCGCCGAGCCGCTATCGTGACAGCATGGCGGAGCTGGCAAGACGCGCCGTGGAGCGCGACACTTGA
- a CDS encoding toxin-antitoxin antitoxin component, protein MADDVLLNKAATIERCVARAEQEYQTAGAGFAQDFTRQDAAILNLQRACEAAIDGGSHLVRRQALGAPQSARDVFDLLVAAGQLDAALGDVLKRMTGFRNISVHDYQKVQIPIVVAIITKHSDDLLSFARRLIELS, encoded by the coding sequence ATGGCCGATGACGTGTTGCTCAACAAGGCAGCCACCATCGAGCGCTGCGTGGCTCGCGCCGAGCAGGAGTACCAAACCGCGGGTGCAGGATTCGCCCAGGATTTTACTCGCCAGGATGCCGCCATTCTCAACCTGCAGCGCGCCTGTGAGGCGGCCATCGACGGCGGCTCTCACCTGGTTCGCCGCCAGGCCTTGGGCGCACCGCAGAGCGCCCGCGATGTCTTCGACTTGCTGGTTGCCGCAGGGCAGCTCGACGCTGCGCTTGGCGACGTGCTGAAGCGCATGACGGGATTTCGCAATATTTCGGTGCACGACTACCAGAAGGTTCAGATCCCGATCGTTGTCGCCATCATCACCAAGCATAGCGACGACTTGCTGAGTTTCGCCCGGCGGCTGATCGAACTGAGCTGA
- a CDS encoding choline dehydrogenase yields the protein MAEQTFDYIVVGAGTAGCLLANRLSADPANRVLLIEAGGRDNYHWIHIPVGYLYCIDNPRTDWLFRTEPDPGLNGRSLIYPRGKTLGGCSSINGMLYIRGQARDYDGWAEALGDDAWRWENCLPDFIKHEDHQRLDAGGDADAGHRDFHGHGGEWRVEKQRLSWEVLDDFAAAAVEAGIPRTDDFNRGDNEGVDYFEVNQRGGWRWNTSKAFLRGVEKRDNLTLWHSSQVLGLAFSEGDKPRCSGVRVARNGEEVLARAGREVILSAGAVGSPQLLQLSGIGPSELLAAHDIPVVRELPGVGENLQDHLQIRSVYRVSGAKTLNTLAASWLGKARIGLEYLLHRTGPMSMAPSQLCAFTRSSADYRHPNLEYHVQPLSLPAFGQPLHDFPAITASVCNLNPTSRGTVRIKSADPRQAPAIAPNYLSTEEDRKVAADSLRVTRRIAEQPAFAKYQPEEVKPGVEYQSDEDLARLAGDIGTTIFHPVGTAKMGRAEDPMAVVDSHLRVHGVDGLRVVDASVMPTITSGNTNSPTLMIAEKAARWILAGE from the coding sequence ATGGCAGAACAGACATTCGACTACATCGTGGTAGGCGCCGGCACCGCCGGCTGCCTGCTGGCCAACCGCCTGAGCGCCGACCCGGCCAACCGGGTGCTGCTGATCGAGGCCGGGGGACGCGACAACTACCACTGGATTCATATCCCGGTGGGCTATCTCTACTGCATCGACAACCCGCGCACCGACTGGCTGTTTCGTACCGAGCCGGACCCGGGGCTCAACGGCCGTTCGCTGATCTACCCGCGCGGCAAGACCCTGGGCGGCTGCTCGAGCATCAACGGCATGCTGTATATCCGCGGCCAGGCCCGCGATTACGACGGCTGGGCCGAGGCGCTGGGCGACGATGCCTGGCGCTGGGAGAACTGCCTGCCGGATTTCATCAAGCATGAGGATCACCAGCGCCTGGATGCAGGCGGCGACGCCGATGCCGGCCACCGCGACTTTCACGGCCACGGCGGCGAGTGGCGGGTCGAGAAGCAGCGCCTGAGCTGGGAGGTGCTCGACGACTTCGCCGCGGCGGCGGTGGAGGCGGGGATTCCGCGCACCGACGACTTCAACCGCGGCGACAACGAAGGCGTCGATTACTTCGAGGTCAACCAGCGGGGCGGCTGGCGCTGGAACACCTCCAAGGCCTTCCTGCGCGGCGTCGAAAAGCGCGATAACCTGACCCTCTGGCACTCCAGCCAGGTGCTGGGGCTGGCGTTTAGCGAGGGGGATAAGCCGCGCTGCAGCGGGGTGCGCGTCGCGCGCAACGGCGAAGAGGTGCTGGCCCGCGCCGGCCGTGAGGTGATTCTCTCGGCCGGTGCCGTCGGTTCGCCGCAGCTGCTGCAGCTCTCCGGCATCGGCCCGTCAGAGCTGCTCGCCGCGCATGACATTCCTGTGGTGCGCGAACTGCCGGGGGTGGGGGAGAACCTGCAGGACCATCTGCAGATCCGCTCGGTCTATCGGGTCAGCGGCGCCAAGACCCTCAATACCCTGGCGGCGAGCTGGCTGGGCAAGGCCAGGATCGGTCTGGAGTATCTGCTCCACCGCACCGGCCCGATGAGCATGGCGCCGTCGCAGCTGTGCGCCTTCACCCGCAGCAGCGCCGACTATCGCCACCCCAATCTCGAATATCATGTTCAGCCGCTCAGCCTGCCGGCCTTCGGCCAGCCGCTGCATGACTTCCCGGCGATCACCGCCAGCGTCTGCAATCTCAACCCCACCAGCCGTGGCACGGTGCGCATCAAGAGCGCCGACCCGCGGCAGGCCCCGGCCATTGCGCCCAACTATCTGAGCACCGAAGAGGATCGCAAGGTGGCGGCGGATTCGCTGCGGGTCACCCGGCGCATCGCCGAGCAGCCGGCCTTTGCCAAGTATCAGCCGGAGGAGGTCAAGCCCGGCGTCGAATACCAGAGCGACGAGGACCTGGCGCGGCTGGCCGGCGACATCGGCACCACCATCTTCCATCCGGTAGGTACTGCGAAGATGGGCCGCGCCGAGGACCCCATGGCGGTGGTCGATTCACACCTGCGGGTGCACGGCGTCGACGGTTTGCGGGTGGTGGACGCCAGCGTGATGCCGACCATCACCAGCGGCAACACCAATTCACCGACGCTGATGATTGCCGAGAAGGCGGCGCGCTGGATCTTGGCAGGGGAGTGA
- a CDS encoding MFS transporter, producing MRPGRSNTVAGEPSLVTMTSFTVLGGISLAHLVNDTIQSILLAIYPLLQVSFSLSFAQIGLITLCYQLSASLLQPGVGWYTDRRPLPFSLIAGMGFTLLGLLLLAVAPSFYFLLLAAVLVGTGSAIFHPEASRVARMASGSRHGLAQSLFQVGGNAGSALGPLLAALVIIPHGQASVAWLALAALVAMLVLWRVGQWYREHRAALAATTRGRPASLRGGGRVTRRRVGQALAVLGVLILSKYFYLASLNNYFTFYLMERFGLSIPAAQLYLFLFLAAVAVGTLIGGPVGDRIGRKRVIWASILGVAPFTLLLPHVGLWWTAVLVVIIGVVLASAFSAIVVYAQELVPGRIGLISGLFFGLAFGMAGIAAALLGYLADQTSIETVYRLCAYLPLLGIVAWWLPTVDTTTT from the coding sequence ATGCGTCCAGGGCGGTCGAATACGGTGGCTGGCGAGCCGAGTCTGGTGACGATGACCAGCTTCACGGTGCTCGGCGGCATCAGCTTGGCGCATCTGGTCAACGACACCATCCAGTCGATCCTGCTGGCGATCTATCCGCTGCTGCAGGTGAGCTTTTCGCTGAGTTTTGCCCAGATTGGACTGATCACGCTCTGCTATCAGCTCTCGGCCTCGCTGCTGCAGCCGGGCGTAGGCTGGTATACCGACCGCCGGCCGCTGCCCTTTTCACTTATCGCCGGCATGGGTTTCACGCTGCTCGGCCTGCTGCTGCTGGCGGTGGCGCCGAGCTTCTACTTTCTGCTGCTGGCCGCGGTGCTGGTGGGCACCGGGTCGGCCATTTTTCACCCCGAGGCTTCCCGAGTGGCACGCATGGCTTCGGGCAGCCGGCATGGGCTGGCCCAGTCGCTGTTCCAGGTCGGCGGCAATGCCGGCTCGGCGCTGGGGCCGCTGCTCGCGGCTCTGGTGATCATCCCCCACGGTCAAGCCAGCGTCGCCTGGCTGGCATTGGCAGCACTGGTGGCGATGCTGGTGCTGTGGCGCGTGGGGCAGTGGTATCGCGAACACCGCGCGGCCCTGGCGGCGACCACCCGCGGCCGACCCGCCAGCCTGCGCGGCGGTGGCCGTGTCACGCGGCGGCGGGTAGGGCAGGCGCTGGCGGTGCTCGGGGTGCTGATTCTCTCCAAGTATTTCTACCTGGCTAGCCTCAACAACTATTTCACCTTCTACCTGATGGAGCGCTTCGGGCTCTCGATTCCCGCTGCGCAGCTGTACCTGTTCCTGTTTCTCGCGGCGGTGGCGGTCGGTACCTTGATCGGCGGGCCGGTGGGCGACCGCATTGGACGCAAGCGGGTCATCTGGGCGTCAATTCTCGGCGTGGCGCCTTTCACGCTGCTGCTGCCCCATGTTGGGCTGTGGTGGACCGCGGTACTGGTGGTCATCATCGGCGTGGTGCTGGCATCGGCATTCTCGGCGATCGTGGTCTACGCCCAGGAGCTGGTGCCTGGCCGCATCGGGCTTATCTCGGGGCTGTTCTTCGGTCTTGCCTTCGGCATGGCCGGTATTGCCGCCGCGCTGCTGGGGTATCTGGCCGACCAGACCAGTATCGAGACCGTCTATCGGCTTTGTGCCTATTTGCCGCTGCTGGGCATCGTCGCCTGGTGGCTGCCAACCGTCGATACGACTACGACTTGA
- a CDS encoding redoxin: protein MDAIAIGPVLLSLPRLYAFGAGLILLLASLVLLGLPKGAHARWFNTLVIVWLVAARLGHVLTHPEAYAAAPLDIVKFWQPGFHGLWGLLAALIWTAWALREHLIKMLGGMALVIGSSALWLAVVTVSPLGGEIALRELPDLTLDNLDGEPVTLSEIQDELVIVNLWATWCPPCLREMPLLVEADQRDGVSVVIANQGEDLMQAMRYLDEQGFELSYPLLDPHQELTVLTESPGLPTTLLFDADGRVLEQHIGELSRAQLDGWLNRH from the coding sequence ATGGATGCCATCGCCATTGGCCCAGTGCTGCTTTCCCTGCCCCGCCTGTATGCCTTCGGCGCGGGCCTGATATTGCTGTTGGCGAGCCTGGTGCTGCTTGGCCTGCCCAAGGGCGCCCACGCCCGCTGGTTCAACACCCTGGTGATCGTGTGGCTGGTCGCCGCGCGGCTCGGCCACGTGCTCACTCACCCCGAGGCCTATGCTGCCGCGCCGCTGGACATCGTCAAGTTCTGGCAACCCGGCTTCCACGGCCTGTGGGGGCTGCTGGCGGCGCTTATCTGGACCGCCTGGGCGCTGCGCGAGCACCTGATCAAGATGCTCGGTGGCATGGCGCTGGTGATCGGCAGCTCGGCGCTGTGGCTTGCGGTGGTCACCGTCTCGCCGCTGGGTGGCGAGATCGCCCTGCGCGAACTGCCCGACCTGACCCTGGATAACCTCGACGGCGAGCCGGTCACCCTCAGCGAGATCCAGGACGAGCTGGTGATCGTCAACCTGTGGGCCACCTGGTGTCCGCCGTGCCTGCGCGAGATGCCGCTGCTGGTCGAGGCCGACCAGCGCGACGGTGTCAGCGTGGTGATCGCCAACCAGGGCGAGGACCTGATGCAGGCCATGCGCTACCTCGACGAGCAGGGCTTCGAGCTCAGCTATCCGCTGCTCGACCCGCACCAGGAGCTGACCGTGCTCACCGAGTCACCGGGGCTGCCCACCACCCTGCTGTTCGACGCCGACGGTCGCGTCCTCGAACAGCACATCGGCGAGCTCTCCCGCGCCCAGCTCGACGGCTGGCTCAACCGCCACTAG
- a CDS encoding RNA polymerase-binding ATPase, which produces MSEFSPGQRWISDGEAELGLGTILNVDFRSVTVLFSASQETRTYSVRQAPLTRVAFAPGDRVQSAEGWQMTVDDSKELDGLVVYIGEDDDGKLRELPEARLADSMQFDQARDRLLTGQVDRNDWFDLRFRTLHHHQRIEQNPALGLAGPKIDLIPHQLYIADEVARRHAPRVLLADEVGLGKTIEAGLILHRLLLTGRAERALILVPDSLTHQWLVELLRRFALDVRLLDEHQSLAHLDGNPFESAQLILASQQWLFANPQRQTQAQSCDWDLLIVDEAHHLDWQPEQVGPGYACVESLAARTEGVLLLTATPEQMGVASHFARLRLLDPERYQDLEHFKAEEHGYARVAEAVDALERLAEQDVPSDADRDCVAAVVDDADSQALLAVLGSAESSDEQRQVARRELREQLLDRHGTGRVMFRNSRRHVGGFPARQLHVTPLALPSAYRRVLRRLERDEDYLDELLIETGLDHPEVVLYLDAMYRALPHDPLNEEPWWRIDPRVTWLLELLTEVGRDKLLVIAHDRDTATDLAKALLALGGIHAPVFHEGLSLIERDRAAAAFADEEEDGCQVLVCSEIGSEGRNFQFCRHLVMFDLPLHPDQLEQRIGRLDRIGQRHAIELHVPVFEASPGERLLRWYRDGMDAFSAPHGIGSDLFAAFGDALADALLDEESLAEVIDETRTLFEARLAEHDAGRNRLLEWGACRPARAEAVIDAICELDHDKALPRYLDQALDIFGVDSQELGGRVLHLQPSQHMLDGLPGLVKGEEGFSATLSRTVALTRDDVQRLSWEHPLLREMMGRILDGQMGNTALALLKHPAIPAGRLMAELVFRTHCPAPRRLHLNRFLPATAVRVLLDESGANLSDKVSFSGLSKNLQKVKKAVARDLIKSRHDQLRGLLIQGEAEAERELPSIVEAAQIRMREALDGELTRLQALAERNPAVRDDELRALRDERAALDAAIEGTRLRLDAVRVIVTVDHDSR; this is translated from the coding sequence ATGAGCGAATTTTCTCCCGGTCAGCGCTGGATCAGTGACGGCGAAGCCGAGCTGGGCCTGGGCACCATCCTGAACGTCGATTTCCGCAGTGTCACCGTGCTGTTCAGCGCCAGCCAGGAAACCCGAACCTACAGCGTGCGCCAGGCGCCATTGACCCGCGTGGCGTTCGCCCCCGGCGATCGCGTGCAGTCCGCCGAAGGCTGGCAGATGACCGTCGACGACAGCAAGGAGCTCGATGGCCTGGTGGTCTACATCGGCGAGGACGACGACGGCAAGCTGCGCGAGCTGCCCGAGGCGCGCCTCGCCGACAGCATGCAGTTCGATCAGGCCCGCGACCGCCTGCTCACCGGCCAGGTCGACCGCAACGACTGGTTCGACCTGCGCTTTCGCACCCTGCACCACCACCAGCGCATCGAGCAGAACCCGGCGCTGGGCCTGGCCGGCCCCAAGATCGACCTGATTCCCCACCAGCTCTATATCGCCGACGAGGTCGCCCGGCGCCACGCCCCGCGCGTGCTGCTGGCCGACGAAGTGGGCCTGGGCAAGACCATCGAGGCGGGGCTGATCCTGCACCGCCTGCTGCTCACCGGCCGCGCCGAGCGCGCCCTGATCCTGGTCCCCGACAGCCTCACTCACCAGTGGCTGGTCGAGCTGCTGCGTCGCTTCGCCCTCGACGTGCGGCTGCTCGACGAGCACCAGAGCCTGGCCCACCTCGACGGCAACCCCTTCGAGTCGGCGCAGCTGATCCTGGCCAGCCAGCAGTGGCTGTTCGCCAATCCTCAGCGTCAGACCCAGGCCCAGTCCTGCGATTGGGACCTGCTGATCGTCGATGAGGCCCACCACCTCGACTGGCAGCCCGAGCAGGTCGGCCCCGGCTACGCCTGCGTCGAGTCACTGGCGGCACGCACCGAGGGTGTGCTGCTGCTCACCGCCACCCCGGAGCAGATGGGCGTGGCCAGCCACTTCGCGCGGCTGCGCCTGCTCGACCCCGAGCGCTATCAGGACCTCGAACACTTCAAGGCCGAGGAGCACGGCTACGCGCGCGTCGCCGAAGCGGTGGATGCTCTCGAACGGCTGGCCGAGCAGGATGTGCCCAGCGACGCCGACCGCGACTGCGTGGCGGCGGTGGTCGACGACGCCGACAGCCAGGCGCTGCTGGCGGTGCTCGGCTCAGCCGAGAGCAGCGACGAGCAGCGCCAGGTGGCGCGTCGCGAGCTGCGCGAGCAGCTGCTCGACCGCCACGGCACCGGGCGGGTGATGTTCCGCAACAGCCGTCGCCACGTCGGCGGCTTCCCGGCGCGGCAGCTGCACGTCACGCCGCTGGCGCTGCCCTCGGCGTATCGCCGCGTGCTGCGCCGCCTCGAGCGCGACGAGGACTACCTCGACGAGCTGCTGATCGAGACCGGCCTCGACCACCCCGAGGTGGTGCTCTACCTCGACGCCATGTACCGCGCCCTGCCCCACGACCCGCTCAACGAGGAGCCGTGGTGGCGCATCGACCCCCGCGTCACCTGGCTGCTCGAGCTGCTCACCGAGGTCGGCCGCGACAAGCTGCTGGTGATCGCCCACGACCGCGACACCGCCACCGACCTGGCCAAGGCGCTGCTGGCGCTGGGCGGCATCCACGCGCCGGTGTTCCACGAGGGGCTGTCGCTGATCGAGCGCGATCGCGCCGCGGCGGCCTTCGCCGATGAGGAGGAGGACGGCTGCCAGGTGCTGGTGTGCTCGGAGATCGGCTCCGAGGGGCGCAACTTCCAGTTCTGCCGCCACCTGGTGATGTTCGACCTGCCGCTGCACCCCGACCAGCTCGAGCAGCGCATCGGCCGCCTCGACCGCATCGGCCAGCGCCACGCCATCGAACTCCATGTGCCGGTGTTCGAAGCCAGCCCCGGCGAGCGCCTGCTGCGCTGGTACCGCGACGGCATGGACGCCTTCAGCGCACCCCACGGCATCGGCAGCGATCTGTTCGCGGCGTTCGGCGACGCCCTGGCCGACGCCCTGCTCGACGAGGAGAGCCTCGCCGAGGTGATCGACGAGACCCGCACGCTGTTCGAGGCGCGCCTGGCCGAGCATGACGCCGGTCGCAACCGCCTGCTGGAGTGGGGGGCCTGCCGCCCGGCCCGCGCCGAGGCGGTGATCGATGCCATCTGCGAGCTCGACCACGACAAGGCGCTGCCGCGCTACCTCGATCAGGCGCTGGATATCTTCGGCGTCGACAGCCAGGAGCTCGGCGGTCGAGTACTGCATCTGCAGCCCAGCCAGCACATGCTCGACGGCCTGCCCGGGCTGGTCAAAGGCGAGGAGGGCTTCTCGGCGACCCTGTCGCGCACGGTGGCGCTGACCCGCGACGACGTCCAGCGTCTCTCCTGGGAGCACCCGCTGCTGCGCGAGATGATGGGGCGTATCCTCGATGGTCAGATGGGCAACACCGCCCTGGCGCTGCTCAAGCACCCGGCGATTCCCGCCGGCCGGCTGATGGCCGAGCTGGTGTTCCGCACCCACTGCCCGGCGCCCAGACGGCTGCATCTCAACCGCTTCCTGCCGGCCACTGCGGTGCGTGTGCTGCTCGATGAGTCCGGTGCCAACCTCTCCGACAAGGTGTCGTTCAGCGGGCTGTCCAAGAACCTGCAGAAGGTCAAGAAGGCGGTGGCCCGCGACCTGATCAAGAGCCGCCATGACCAGCTCCGCGGGCTGCTGATCCAGGGCGAAGCCGAAGCCGAGCGCGAGCTGCCGAGCATCGTCGAGGCGGCGCAGATCCGCATGCGCGAGGCGCTCGACGGCGAACTCACGCGTCTTCAGGCTCTCGCCGAGCGCAACCCGGCGGTGCGCGATGACGAGCTGCGGGCACTACGCGACGAACGCGCCGCCCTCGACGCCGCCATCGAGGGCACCCGCCTGCGACTCGACGCGGTGCGCGTGATCGTCACCGTGGATCACGACAGCCGCTGA
- a CDS encoding TIGR01777 family protein: MRILITGGSGFVGQRLCQRLAEAGHELTVVSRDPDAARQRLPAGTQVIGNVLEALESAPEALVNLAGESIAAKRWSDEQKRRLIDSRVDVTQDLVMLCAKLAANEQAPRVLVSASAMGYYGAQAKQGEPGQQPVTEETAPHDEFAHRLCERWESVARGAAEHGTRVALLRIGLVLDQGGGSLEKMLPPFKLGLGGRFGDGRQFMPWVHREDLVRAIEFLLERDDLEGPFNGSAPHPVTNAAFSRSLARQLGRPAIFPAPAAVLKLAFGEMSRLLLTGADMRPARLEAAGFTFTYPTLDKALAAILD, encoded by the coding sequence ATGCGCATCTTGATCACCGGCGGCAGCGGTTTCGTGGGGCAGCGGCTGTGCCAGCGACTGGCAGAGGCCGGGCATGAGCTAACGGTGGTGTCCCGCGATCCCGACGCTGCACGCCAACGCTTGCCGGCGGGTACCCAGGTCATCGGCAATGTACTGGAGGCACTCGAGTCGGCGCCCGAGGCCCTGGTCAACCTGGCCGGGGAATCGATCGCCGCCAAGCGCTGGAGCGACGAGCAGAAGCGGCGCCTGATCGACTCGCGGGTCGACGTCACCCAGGATCTGGTGATGCTGTGCGCCAAGCTGGCGGCAAACGAACAGGCGCCGCGGGTGCTGGTGTCGGCGTCGGCGATGGGCTATTACGGCGCCCAGGCGAAGCAGGGCGAGCCCGGCCAGCAGCCGGTCACCGAGGAGACCGCGCCCCACGACGAGTTCGCCCACCGGCTGTGTGAACGCTGGGAGAGCGTGGCGCGCGGGGCGGCGGAGCACGGTACTCGTGTCGCGCTGCTGCGCATCGGCCTGGTGCTCGACCAGGGCGGCGGCAGCTTGGAGAAGATGCTGCCGCCGTTCAAGCTGGGACTGGGCGGACGCTTCGGCGATGGCCGCCAGTTCATGCCCTGGGTGCACCGCGAGGATCTGGTTCGCGCCATCGAGTTCCTGCTCGAGCGCGACGACCTCGAGGGGCCCTTCAACGGCTCGGCGCCGCATCCGGTGACCAACGCCGCCTTCAGCCGCAGCCTGGCCCGTCAGCTGGGGCGTCCGGCGATCTTCCCGGCACCCGCGGCAGTGCTCAAGCTCGCCTTCGGCGAGATGTCGCGGCTGCTGCTGACCGGTGCCGACATGCGCCCGGCGCGCCTCGAGGCGGCCGGGTTCACCTTCACCTATCCGACCCTGGACAAGGCGCTGGCGGCGATCCTCGACTAG
- a CDS encoding helix-turn-helix-type transcriptional regulator, translating to MSDKATHPADAPLYPIREVSRLTGVNSVTLRAWERRYALICPQRTPKGHRLYARDDIQRIESILQWLNRGVPVSQVRELLDQPSTVEAPEPAAGDWPSQRQQLIAAVESLDLVRLDSLYNQCMALYPVSTCLSELFKPVVEALEEHWDEQLGATLQRRTLEAFLRTRIGTRLYHANLNSQAATLLINRLPDDHGTLWDLLVALAASQAGYRVQLFDAPLPLNELPLAVERLKAGALLLCSGHSERADLVRRQLPRLAEQLEVPVGLCGPIARIRAGDLADSQVAVLGDDPLQAMTRLAPLLRA from the coding sequence ATGAGTGACAAGGCGACCCATCCGGCCGATGCGCCGCTCTACCCGATCCGTGAAGTCTCGCGCCTGACCGGCGTGAACTCGGTTACCCTGCGCGCCTGGGAGCGCCGCTACGCCTTGATCTGCCCGCAGCGCACGCCCAAGGGGCACCGCCTGTATGCCCGTGATGACATCCAGCGCATCGAAAGCATCCTGCAGTGGCTCAACCGCGGGGTGCCGGTCAGCCAGGTGCGCGAGCTGCTCGACCAGCCCAGCACCGTCGAGGCCCCGGAGCCTGCCGCCGGCGACTGGCCCAGCCAGCGCCAGCAGCTGATCGCCGCCGTCGAGAGCCTCGACCTGGTGCGCCTCGATAGCCTTTATAACCAGTGCATGGCGCTCTATCCGGTCAGCACCTGCCTCAGCGAACTGTTCAAGCCGGTGGTCGAAGCGCTCGAAGAGCACTGGGACGAGCAGCTCGGCGCGACCCTCCAGCGGCGGACCCTGGAGGCGTTCCTGCGCACCCGCATCGGCACCCGGCTGTATCACGCCAACCTCAATAGCCAGGCCGCCACCCTGTTGATCAACCGCCTGCCCGACGACCACGGCACGCTGTGGGATCTGCTGGTGGCGCTGGCCGCCAGTCAGGCGGGGTATCGGGTACAGCTGTTCGATGCGCCGCTGCCGCTCAACGAGCTGCCGCTGGCGGTGGAGCGCCTCAAAGCCGGCGCGCTACTGCTGTGCAGCGGCCACTCCGAGCGCGCCGACCTGGTACGCCGCCAGCTGCCGCGCCTCGCCGAGCAGCTCGAGGTACCGGTGGGCCTGTGTGGCCCCATCGCTCGGATCCGCGCCGGCGATCTCGCCGATAGCCAGGTCGCGGTGCTCGGCGACGACCCGCTGCAGGCCATGACGCGCCTGGCGCCGCTACTGCGCGCCTGA